A single window of Acanthopagrus latus isolate v.2019 chromosome 1, fAcaLat1.1, whole genome shotgun sequence DNA harbors:
- the LOC119017361 gene encoding zinc finger protein 525-like isoform X2: MSSPKRISPEPKLHSCQFCDKLLASSGSLKIHLRIHTGERPYSCDLCEKAFTSPGELANHRRVHTGEKPYRCELCGKTFTTSTRLCSHRRIHTGEKPHLCELCDRAFTTSSELKVHRRTHTGEKPYICEFCEKAFTTSGILKVHRRVHTGEKPYSCDRCDKVFSQLSSLICHRRSHTGEKPYWCDQCGKAFANGDALTVHQRIHTGERPFCCDYCQKTFTSSGDLKKHRRIHTGERPYRCDLCERSFVHLYSLKVHKCTHTKLL; the protein is encoded by the exons atgagttCTCCAAAG AGAATAAGCCCGGAGCCTAAACTCCACAGCTGTCAGTTCTGTGACAAACTCCTCGCATCATCGGGATCTTTAAAGATCCATCTGAGAATTCACACTGGAGAGAGGCCGTACAGCTGTGATCTTTGTGAGAAAGCCTTCACTTCACCAGGAGAACTAGCAAACCACAGACGTgttcacactggagagaaaccgTATCGGTGTGAGCTGTGTGGGAAAACGTTCACTACTTCAACTCGTTTATGCAGTCATCGACGCATTCACACTGGGGAGAAACCGCACTTGTGTGAACTATGTGACAGAGCCTTTACAACATCAAGTGAACTGAAAGTCCACCGACGCactcacacaggagagaaaccatacATTTGTGAGTTTTGTGAGAAAGCTTTCACGACATCAGGCATACTGAAAGTCCACCGCCGTGtccacactggagagaaaccgTACAGCTGTGACCGCTGTGACAAAGTTTTCTCACAGTTATCTTCATTAATCTGCCATCGACGCAgtcacactggagagaaaccaTACTGGTGCGATCAGTGTGGGAAAGCCTTCGCTAACGGGGACGCTCTAACTGTTCACCAACGTATCCATACTGGAGAGAGACCGTTCTGTTGTGACTACTGTCAGAAAACTTTCACATCCTCAGGTGATCTAAAAAAGCACCGGCGTATTCACACGGGAGAGAGACCTTACCGATGTGACCTGTGTGAGAGAAGTTTTGTACATCTTTATTCGCTTAAAGTTCACAAATGCACCCACACTAAATTGCtgtaa
- the LOC119017361 gene encoding zinc finger protein 525-like isoform X1, with the protein MSSPKKQRISPEPKLHSCQFCDKLLASSGSLKIHLRIHTGERPYSCDLCEKAFTSPGELANHRRVHTGEKPYRCELCGKTFTTSTRLCSHRRIHTGEKPHLCELCDRAFTTSSELKVHRRTHTGEKPYICEFCEKAFTTSGILKVHRRVHTGEKPYSCDRCDKVFSQLSSLICHRRSHTGEKPYWCDQCGKAFANGDALTVHQRIHTGERPFCCDYCQKTFTSSGDLKKHRRIHTGERPYRCDLCERSFVHLYSLKVHKCTHTKLL; encoded by the exons atgagttCTCCAAAG AAACAGAGAATAAGCCCGGAGCCTAAACTCCACAGCTGTCAGTTCTGTGACAAACTCCTCGCATCATCGGGATCTTTAAAGATCCATCTGAGAATTCACACTGGAGAGAGGCCGTACAGCTGTGATCTTTGTGAGAAAGCCTTCACTTCACCAGGAGAACTAGCAAACCACAGACGTgttcacactggagagaaaccgTATCGGTGTGAGCTGTGTGGGAAAACGTTCACTACTTCAACTCGTTTATGCAGTCATCGACGCATTCACACTGGGGAGAAACCGCACTTGTGTGAACTATGTGACAGAGCCTTTACAACATCAAGTGAACTGAAAGTCCACCGACGCactcacacaggagagaaaccatacATTTGTGAGTTTTGTGAGAAAGCTTTCACGACATCAGGCATACTGAAAGTCCACCGCCGTGtccacactggagagaaaccgTACAGCTGTGACCGCTGTGACAAAGTTTTCTCACAGTTATCTTCATTAATCTGCCATCGACGCAgtcacactggagagaaaccaTACTGGTGCGATCAGTGTGGGAAAGCCTTCGCTAACGGGGACGCTCTAACTGTTCACCAACGTATCCATACTGGAGAGAGACCGTTCTGTTGTGACTACTGTCAGAAAACTTTCACATCCTCAGGTGATCTAAAAAAGCACCGGCGTATTCACACGGGAGAGAGACCTTACCGATGTGACCTGTGTGAGAGAAGTTTTGTACATCTTTATTCGCTTAAAGTTCACAAATGCACCCACACTAAATTGCtgtaa